The window GGCCAGATCGCGCTGGCCGGAGGCGTAGCCTTCTCCCAGAAGTACCGCGATGAAGATGCCGCGTGTCTGTGTTTTCTGGGAGACGGCGCGGTTCACCAGGGCATCGTCCACGAGACGCTGAACATGGCGTCGCTGTGGGATCTGCCGCTGATCACCATCGTCGAGAATAACCGCTACGCCATGGGAACCTCCATTGAGCGTGTGGCCGCGGTCACCGATTTGGCCAAAAAGTCCGAGCCCTACAACATCGTCGGCGAGACCGTCGACGGGCAGGACATCTTCGCGGTCTACGATGCTATTAAGCGCGCCCGTAAACGCGCCGTCGAAGAGGGCCGCCCCACCTGGCTTGACGTGCTCACCTACCGCTACCGTGGTCACTCGATGACCGACCCGGCCCCCTACCGCACCAAAGAGGAGGTTGAGGAGGAGCAGGACCTGCGCGATCCCATCGCTCGCATGAGCGGCTGGATGGTCAGCGAAGGCATCCTCACCGAAGACAAGGTTGGCGCGATCGACGAGGAGGTCACCCAGATCAGCAAAGACGCGATGGCCTTTGCGGATGAGTCCGACTTCCCGGACCCCTCGGTGCTGACCGAAGACGTGTACGTTGAGTGGCCCTGGGACATTGAATAAGGACGACGTCATGCGTGAAATTGCATTCAGAGACGCCCTCAACGAAGCACTCGCCGAAGAGATGGAACGCGACGAGTCGGTCTTTTTGATGGGCGAAGAGGTCGCCAACTACAATGGCGCCTAC of the Lujinxingia sediminis genome contains:
- the pdhA gene encoding pyruvate dehydrogenase (acetyl-transferring) E1 component subunit alpha, giving the protein MAQTKAKDDEASQQAAPQVEALNVELAAQVREELGDERLVAMLRDMLLLRRFEEYAGRAYQRRKIKGFCHLYIGQEAVGVGAMAALTDADKIVSHYREHGHALARGMEPNAVMAELFGKATGCTGGKGGSMHLFDAEKGFLGGWGIVGGQIALAGGVAFSQKYRDEDAACLCFLGDGAVHQGIVHETLNMASLWDLPLITIVENNRYAMGTSIERVAAVTDLAKKSEPYNIVGETVDGQDIFAVYDAIKRARKRAVEEGRPTWLDVLTYRYRGHSMTDPAPYRTKEEVEEEQDLRDPIARMSGWMVSEGILTEDKVGAIDEEVTQISKDAMAFADESDFPDPSVLTEDVYVEWPWDIE